In Dermacentor variabilis isolate Ectoservices chromosome 7, ASM5094787v1, whole genome shotgun sequence, a genomic segment contains:
- the LOC142588449 gene encoding uncharacterized protein LOC142588449 isoform X3 has translation MECGLAAGTGSLKGPGECLAACPKTLHVNFEGGDKEELQDRKKKYLTAKYGPHQMSLIKKRLRVEMWMYEQLQRLFACSDDNHDIEIDLDELLDMESDHRRRDFLRAKLVGAKQTRDQVEKCAEQSAQCERVLVCGCQLK, from the exons ATGGAGTGTGGTCTGGCAGCGGGCACAGGGTCCCTCAAGGGTCCTGGGGAGTGCCTTGCAGCTTGTCCCAAGACGCTGCATGTCAACTTTGAAGGAGGTGACAAGGAAGAGCTGCAGGACCGCAAGAAGAAGTACCTGACGGCCAAGTACGGCCCACACCAAATGAGCCTCATCAAGAAGCGGCTGCGCGTTGAGATGTGGATGTATGAGCAGCTCCAGAGACTCTTTGCCTGCTCG GATGATAACCACGACATCGAAATAGACTTGGATGAGCTCTTGGACATGGAGAGTGATCACCGTCGAAGAGACTTTCTCAGG GCAAAATTGGTGGGTGCCAAACAGACTCGGGACCAAGTTGAG AAGTGTGCAGAACAAAGTGCCCAGTGTGAACGGGTGCTAGTCTGCGGATGCCAACTAAAATAG
- the LOC142588449 gene encoding protein phosphatase 1 regulatory subunit 14B isoform X5, with the protein MECGLAAGTGSLKGPGECLAACPKTLHVNFEGGDKEELQDRKKKYLTAKYGPHQMSLIKKRLRVEMWMYEQLQRLFACSDDNHDIEIDLDELLDMESDHRRRDFLRAKLVGAKQTRDQVEMFIDELIQRAKTL; encoded by the exons ATGGAGTGTGGTCTGGCAGCGGGCACAGGGTCCCTCAAGGGTCCTGGGGAGTGCCTTGCAGCTTGTCCCAAGACGCTGCATGTCAACTTTGAAGGAGGTGACAAGGAAGAGCTGCAGGACCGCAAGAAGAAGTACCTGACGGCCAAGTACGGCCCACACCAAATGAGCCTCATCAAGAAGCGGCTGCGCGTTGAGATGTGGATGTATGAGCAGCTCCAGAGACTCTTTGCCTGCTCG GATGATAACCACGACATCGAAATAGACTTGGATGAGCTCTTGGACATGGAGAGTGATCACCGTCGAAGAGACTTTCTCAGG GCAAAATTGGTGGGTGCCAAACAGACTCGGGACCAAGTTGAG ATGTTCATCGACGAGCTGATACAGCGGGCCAAGACCCTGTGA
- the LOC142588449 gene encoding protein phosphatase 1 regulatory subunit 14B isoform X4, producing MECGLAAGTGSLKGPGECLAACPKTLHVNFEGGDKEELQDRKKKYLTAKYGPHQMSLIKKRLRVEMWMYEQLQRLFACSDDNHDIEIDLDELLDMESDHRRRDFLRAKLVGAKQTRDQVECAEQSAQCERVLVCGCQLK from the exons ATGGAGTGTGGTCTGGCAGCGGGCACAGGGTCCCTCAAGGGTCCTGGGGAGTGCCTTGCAGCTTGTCCCAAGACGCTGCATGTCAACTTTGAAGGAGGTGACAAGGAAGAGCTGCAGGACCGCAAGAAGAAGTACCTGACGGCCAAGTACGGCCCACACCAAATGAGCCTCATCAAGAAGCGGCTGCGCGTTGAGATGTGGATGTATGAGCAGCTCCAGAGACTCTTTGCCTGCTCG GATGATAACCACGACATCGAAATAGACTTGGATGAGCTCTTGGACATGGAGAGTGATCACCGTCGAAGAGACTTTCTCAGG GCAAAATTGGTGGGTGCCAAACAGACTCGGGACCAAGTTGAG TGTGCAGAACAAAGTGCCCAGTGTGAACGGGTGCTAGTCTGCGGATGCCAACTAAAATAG